A stretch of Pseudolysobacter antarcticus DNA encodes these proteins:
- a CDS encoding M3 family metallopeptidase: MSTSNPLLSETPLPVFSAILPEHVEPAVDAILADYSTQIDALLASDAPCDFASVMLLQERLEDRLSRAWSPVSHLHSVKDSDALRKAYTAALEKITEHSAELGQNRELYAAVKAVADNADFKSLDRAAQRLTDDALRDFKLSGVALEEPARSRFKAIANELAKLSTEFEEAVLDATDAWGENIADAAVLAGIPPSGLAVLRAYAEEEKIDGWRITLKQPSVQAVMTYADDRGLRERVYTAANTRASEQGPHAGRFDNSARIEQILALRHEAAQLLDFVNAAEESLATKMATNPQAVLDFLHDLVKRAKPVAEKELSELRAFAASELGLDDLQPWDVAYASEKLRLQRYDLSEEELKPFFPLPAVMAGLFAITQRVFGVSLRERSGIDVWHTDVRFYDVLDAQENVIASAYVDLFARSAKRGGAWMDVCRTRFRNGASVQLPIAYLTCNFAPPTADAPALLTHDDVITLFHEFGHGLHHLLTEVDYPGVSGIAGVEWDAVELPSQFMENFAWQRDALDLFARHYQSGERLPDELFDRMQAARHFQAALFLVRQLEFALFDFRLHLEFDPARGARVQELAREIRREVAVIQPPSWQRMAHSFTHIFSGGYSAGYYSYLWAEVLSADAFSRFEQAGVFDAATGAAFRRSILAVGGSRPALESFIEFRGREPDAEALLRSYGLAA, encoded by the coding sequence ATGTCTACATCCAATCCATTACTCAGCGAAACTCCGTTGCCGGTGTTTTCGGCGATTTTGCCGGAGCATGTCGAGCCGGCCGTCGATGCGATCCTGGCCGACTACAGCACGCAGATCGACGCGCTGCTGGCGAGCGATGCACCGTGCGATTTCGCCAGCGTGATGTTGTTGCAGGAGCGGCTCGAAGATCGTCTGAGTCGTGCGTGGTCGCCGGTGTCGCACCTGCATTCGGTCAAGGATTCCGACGCCTTGCGCAAGGCCTACACCGCCGCGCTGGAAAAAATCACTGAACACTCGGCCGAGCTCGGCCAGAATCGCGAGCTGTATGCGGCGGTCAAGGCGGTTGCCGACAATGCCGATTTCAAAAGTCTTGATCGCGCCGCGCAACGCCTCACCGATGATGCGCTGCGCGATTTCAAACTCTCCGGCGTCGCGCTCGAAGAACCCGCGCGCAGTCGCTTCAAGGCCATCGCCAACGAGCTGGCCAAGCTGAGTACCGAGTTCGAGGAAGCAGTGCTCGACGCGACCGATGCATGGGGCGAAAACATCGCCGATGCGGCCGTGCTGGCTGGCATTCCGCCATCGGGATTGGCGGTGCTGCGCGCTTATGCCGAGGAAGAAAAAATCGATGGCTGGCGTATCACCTTGAAGCAGCCCAGCGTGCAGGCGGTGATGACTTACGCCGATGATCGCGGCTTGCGCGAGCGTGTTTATACCGCGGCGAATACGCGTGCTTCCGAACAAGGTCCGCACGCCGGTCGTTTCGACAACAGCGCGCGGATCGAGCAGATTCTCGCGTTGCGCCACGAGGCCGCGCAATTGCTCGACTTTGTCAACGCCGCCGAAGAATCGCTCGCGACCAAGATGGCGACGAATCCGCAAGCGGTGCTGGATTTCCTGCATGACCTGGTAAAACGCGCCAAGCCCGTGGCGGAAAAAGAATTGAGCGAGCTGCGTGCTTTCGCCGCGAGCGAACTCGGGCTTGATGATTTGCAGCCGTGGGATGTCGCCTATGCTTCGGAAAAATTACGGCTGCAGCGCTACGATCTGAGCGAAGAAGAATTGAAACCGTTTTTCCCATTGCCAGCGGTGATGGCTGGTTTGTTCGCGATCACCCAGCGCGTGTTCGGCGTGAGTTTGCGCGAGCGCAGCGGTATCGATGTGTGGCATACCGACGTGCGTTTTTACGACGTGCTGGATGCGCAGGAAAATGTCATCGCTAGCGCCTATGTCGACCTGTTCGCTCGCAGCGCCAAACGCGGCGGCGCGTGGATGGATGTCTGCCGCACGCGCTTTCGCAACGGCGCTTCGGTGCAGTTGCCGATTGCATATCTGACTTGCAATTTTGCGCCGCCGACAGCGGATGCACCGGCGCTGCTGACCCACGACGACGTGATCACGCTGTTCCACGAATTCGGCCACGGCCTGCATCACCTGCTGACTGAAGTCGATTATCCGGGCGTCTCCGGCATTGCCGGCGTGGAGTGGGATGCGGTCGAATTGCCGAGCCAGTTCATGGAGAATTTCGCGTGGCAACGCGATGCGCTGGATCTGTTCGCGCGGCATTATCAAAGCGGCGAAAGACTGCCTGATGAATTGTTCGATCGCATGCAGGCGGCGCGACATTTCCAGGCGGCGTTATTCCTCGTGCGCCAGCTCGAATTTGCGCTGTTCGATTTCCGTCTGCATCTGGAATTCGATCCGGCGCGCGGCGCGCGGGTGCAAGAACTCGCACGCGAGATTCGACGCGAAGTCGCGGTGATTCAGCCGCCGTCGTGGCAACGTATGGCGCACAGTTTCACGCACATTTTTTCTGGCGGATATTCGGCCGGTTATTACAGTTATCTGTGGGCCGAAGTGTTATCCGCCGACGCGTTTTCGCGCTTCGAGCAGGCCGGCGTTTTTGATGCCGCGACCGGTGCCGCATTTCGCCGCAGCATTCTCGCGGTTGGCGGCTCGCGCCCGGCACTGGAATCGTTCATCGAATTTCGCGGTCGCGAACCCGACGCCGAAGCGTTGCTGCGCAGTTACGGCCTCGCTGCGTGA
- a CDS encoding VOC family protein: MHKSKLAGFIIDCQTTDLESAATFWGGALGMPVRKLPEEEGEKYSQLIDPQQRLHIEVQAVTHASRVHLDIESDDVEAEVLRLEALGAIRISQINTWWVMQAPTGQRFCVVRSKGSADFHQHATSWP; the protein is encoded by the coding sequence ATGCACAAGAGCAAGCTGGCGGGTTTCATCATCGATTGCCAGACCACGGATCTCGAATCCGCCGCGACATTCTGGGGCGGCGCGCTCGGCATGCCGGTGCGCAAGTTACCCGAGGAAGAAGGCGAAAAATATTCGCAGTTGATCGATCCGCAACAGCGGCTGCATATCGAAGTACAGGCGGTGACGCATGCGAGCCGCGTGCATCTGGATATCGAGAGCGACGATGTCGAAGCCGAAGTGCTGCGTCTCGAAGCGCTGGGCGCGATCCGTATCAGCCAGATCAATACCTGGTGGGTAATGCAGGCGCCGACCGGCCAGCGATTCTGTGTCGTGCGCAGCAAAGGCTCGGCTGATTTTCACCAGCACGCCACAAGCTGGCCATAG
- a CDS encoding patatin-like phospholipase family protein — MSEIQDQIDSFSVRDLLRSLPIFSGLDEPALAALEQKLEWFSLPGGAPLFDIGDRSDAMYVLKNGSLGVFGHDAKDLLQRIAVIAAGETVGEVGLIADQPRHVSVRALRDSELLRLARVDVEDLLARYPQAMWSSVRVAMQRVLAHRTHTPSAPRTFALLPHDAGVDARAFAEELRIALCSFGTCAVVDAAQARHQLSEWFGALESRVQYVIYLADASSDEWRALCVRQADCLLLLANAASAASAWPEGACEDAEQALHRPRHLILLHLESLLFGAAQRWLDVAPNAQHHHVRHRADTARVARLLAGRGIGLVLSGGGARGFAHIGVIKALREAGITIDRVGGTSIGAIIGAGIAADWSTDEMIAVYKRAFVDGKPLRDYTFPWIAMVTGRRSAHLLREAFGRRDIADLVLPYFCVSANLTSGKIDVRRHGPLWLWLRASSAIPGILPPVLHHGEVFVDGAVINNLPVDVMRAQGVGEVIAVDIGADDILHAKVEEYASPSWWRLFIERKLHQRPHIFSILLRSGMVNAEVASIERRALTSLLLTPPLHNIELLNWRAYKQAIQAGYDYTVRVLEDQNREHGAEAPLFDGTAKDDKRDILPMAMASRLKKL, encoded by the coding sequence GTGAGCGAAATACAAGATCAGATCGATTCGTTTTCTGTGCGCGACCTGTTGCGCAGCCTGCCGATTTTCAGTGGTCTCGACGAACCCGCGCTGGCCGCGCTGGAGCAGAAACTCGAATGGTTCAGCCTGCCTGGCGGCGCGCCGTTGTTCGACATCGGCGACCGTTCGGACGCGATGTACGTATTGAAAAACGGCAGCCTCGGCGTGTTCGGTCACGATGCCAAGGATCTGTTGCAACGGATCGCCGTGATCGCCGCCGGCGAAACCGTCGGTGAGGTCGGGCTGATTGCGGATCAGCCGCGCCATGTTTCGGTGCGGGCATTGCGCGACTCGGAATTGCTACGCCTCGCGCGGGTCGATGTCGAGGATTTGTTGGCGCGTTATCCGCAGGCGATGTGGTCGTCGGTGCGCGTGGCGATGCAGCGTGTGCTGGCGCATCGCACGCACACGCCATCCGCGCCACGCACGTTTGCGTTGTTGCCGCACGATGCGGGTGTCGATGCACGCGCATTTGCCGAGGAATTACGGATCGCGTTGTGCAGTTTCGGTACGTGCGCGGTGGTCGATGCAGCGCAGGCGCGGCATCAGCTCAGCGAGTGGTTCGGCGCGCTCGAATCGCGCGTGCAGTATGTGATTTATCTCGCCGACGCGAGCTCCGATGAATGGCGCGCGTTGTGCGTGCGCCAAGCCGATTGCCTGTTGCTGCTGGCGAACGCGGCGAGCGCCGCCAGCGCGTGGCCGGAAGGCGCGTGTGAGGATGCCGAGCAGGCGTTGCATCGGCCCCGCCATCTGATTTTGCTGCATCTCGAAAGTCTGCTGTTCGGCGCGGCGCAGCGCTGGCTGGATGTGGCACCGAACGCGCAACATCATCATGTGCGACATCGCGCCGACACCGCGCGCGTGGCGCGCCTGCTGGCCGGGCGTGGCATCGGCCTCGTGCTGTCGGGCGGCGGCGCACGCGGTTTTGCACACATCGGTGTGATCAAGGCGCTGCGCGAAGCCGGCATCACCATCGATCGTGTCGGCGGCACCAGCATCGGCGCGATCATCGGCGCGGGTATCGCCGCGGATTGGAGTACCGACGAAATGATCGCGGTGTACAAACGCGCATTCGTCGATGGCAAACCGCTGCGCGATTACACGTTTCCGTGGATCGCGATGGTCACTGGTCGGCGTTCGGCGCACTTGTTGCGCGAGGCGTTCGGGCGGCGCGATATCGCCGATCTGGTGCTGCCGTATTTCTGCGTTTCGGCCAATCTCACAAGCGGCAAGATCGATGTGCGACGGCACGGTCCGCTGTGGTTGTGGTTGCGCGCGTCGAGTGCGATTCCGGGCATTCTGCCGCCGGTGCTGCATCATGGCGAAGTGTTCGTCGATGGCGCGGTAATCAACAATCTGCCGGTTGACGTGATGCGGGCGCAGGGTGTTGGCGAAGTGATCGCGGTGGATATCGGCGCCGACGATATCCTGCATGCGAAGGTCGAGGAATACGCATCACCGTCGTGGTGGCGATTGTTCATCGAGCGCAAATTGCACCAGCGGCCGCATATTTTCAGCATCCTGCTGCGCTCGGGCATGGTCAATGCCGAGGTCGCGAGCATCGAGCGTCGCGCGCTGACCAGCCTGCTGCTGACGCCACCACTGCATAATATCGAGCTGCTGAACTGGCGTGCGTACAAGCAGGCGATCCAGGCCGGTTACGACTACACCGTGCGTGTGCTCGAAGACCAGAATCGCGAACACGGCGCCGAAGCGCCGCTGTTCGATGGCACGGCAAAAGATGACAAACGCGACATCCTGCCCATGGCGATGGCGTCAAGATTGAAAAAACTTTGA
- a CDS encoding AAA family ATPase, producing the protein MRFEGTPAYVATDELKLAVNAAITLQRPLLIKGEPGTGKTLLAEQVALSLGAPLIEWHIKSTTKAQHGLYEYDAVSRLRDSQLGDAKVQDIGNYIVPGKLWEAFTSDTRAVLLIDEIDKADIEFPNDLLRELDRMDFYVYETRQTIRAVHRPVVIITSNNEKELPDAFLRRCFFHYIRFPDVETLTRIVEVHFPGLKRELLHEALTSFLALREQSGLKKKPSTSELLDWLKLLLAEDISIEVLREKNSKKSIPPLYGALLKNEADVQLFEKIAFMSRRGS; encoded by the coding sequence ATGCGTTTTGAAGGCACACCTGCTTATGTCGCCACTGACGAACTCAAGCTCGCGGTGAATGCGGCGATCACCTTGCAACGGCCGCTGCTGATCAAGGGCGAACCCGGCACAGGCAAGACGTTATTGGCCGAACAGGTGGCTTTGTCACTCGGCGCGCCACTGATCGAATGGCATATCAAATCGACCACCAAGGCGCAGCACGGTTTATACGAATACGATGCGGTATCGCGCCTGCGCGACTCGCAACTCGGCGACGCCAAGGTGCAGGATATCGGCAACTACATCGTGCCCGGAAAACTCTGGGAAGCATTCACCAGCGATACGCGCGCGGTGCTGCTGATCGACGAGATCGACAAGGCTGATATCGAGTTTCCGAACGATCTGCTGCGCGAACTCGATCGCATGGATTTCTACGTTTACGAAACACGACAGACCATTCGCGCCGTGCATCGTCCGGTGGTGATCATCACCAGCAATAACGAGAAAGAATTACCGGATGCATTCCTGCGCCGATGTTTTTTCCACTACATCCGTTTCCCGGATGTGGAAACGCTCACGCGCATCGTCGAAGTGCATTTTCCAGGTTTGAAACGCGAATTGCTGCACGAGGCGCTGACCTCGTTTCTCGCCTTGCGCGAGCAGTCGGGGCTCAAGAAAAAACCCTCCACATCGGAGTTGCTCGACTGGCTCAAGCTGCTGCTGGCCGAAGATATTTCGATCGAGGTCTTGCGCGAGAAAAACAGCAAGAAGAGTATTCCGCCGCTGTACGGCGCGTTGCTGAAAAACGAAGCGGACGTGCAACTGTTCGAGAAGATCGCATTCATGTCGCGTCGCGGCAGCTGA